One region of Termitidicoccus mucosus genomic DNA includes:
- the ilvD gene encoding dihydroxy-acid dehydratase — MKPKAAATQSRKTAGAAQATADATRQFSSIVHDGADRAPNRSMLRAVGFKDPDFQKTIVGVASTWSMLTPCNMHINKLAEHAEQGANEAGGKGIIFGTITIADGISMGTPGMRYSLVSREVIADSIETVAGGEGFDGLVAIGGCDKNMPGCVMAMARLNRPGVFVYGGTILPGIHPETQKDLDIVSVFEAVGQHAAGRIDSDALKVVEECSIPGPGSCGGMYTANTMANAIEALGLSLPNSSAQIAISKEKEQDCRRAGAAVVELARKGIRPRDILTKKAFENAITVVIALGGSTNAVLHLLAIAHTAGVNLAIDDFTRIGKRVPVLADLKPSGKYGMVHLSRIGGLLPLMKTLLDRGLIHGDCLTVTGQTVAENLTDVKPYPAEQDVIRPFEQPIKPDSHLRILYGNLAAGGAVAKISGKEGLTFSGKAIVFEGEEAALAAILDGRVKAGHVVVIRNEGPVGGPGMREMLAPTSAIMGKGLGREVALITDGRFSGGSHGFVVGHITPEAAIGGVIGIVKNGDPITIDAVKNQITLAIPAREIAARKKTWKPRKPYATRGVLAKYAKLVSTASEGAVTDKHLSGGI, encoded by the coding sequence ATGAAACCAAAAGCTGCTGCCACCCAATCACGCAAAACCGCCGGGGCCGCCCAGGCCACCGCCGACGCCACCCGCCAGTTTTCATCCATCGTGCATGACGGAGCCGACCGCGCGCCCAACCGCTCGATGCTCCGCGCCGTCGGGTTCAAGGACCCGGATTTCCAGAAAACCATCGTCGGCGTCGCCTCCACCTGGTCGATGCTCACCCCCTGCAACATGCACATCAACAAGCTCGCCGAACACGCCGAGCAGGGGGCCAACGAAGCCGGTGGCAAGGGCATCATTTTCGGCACCATCACGATCGCCGACGGCATCAGCATGGGCACGCCCGGCATGCGCTATTCGCTCGTTTCCCGCGAGGTGATTGCCGACTCCATCGAGACCGTGGCGGGCGGCGAAGGATTCGACGGCTTGGTGGCCATCGGCGGTTGCGACAAAAACATGCCGGGCTGCGTCATGGCGATGGCCCGCCTCAATCGTCCCGGCGTTTTTGTTTACGGCGGCACTATTCTTCCCGGCATACACCCCGAAACCCAAAAGGACCTCGACATTGTGTCCGTGTTCGAAGCCGTCGGGCAGCATGCCGCGGGCAGGATCGACTCCGATGCGCTCAAGGTGGTCGAAGAATGTTCCATCCCCGGCCCCGGCTCCTGCGGTGGCATGTATACGGCCAATACGATGGCCAACGCCATCGAGGCGCTCGGCCTCTCGCTGCCCAACTCGTCCGCGCAGATTGCCATTTCCAAGGAAAAGGAGCAGGATTGCCGCCGCGCCGGCGCGGCGGTCGTGGAGCTGGCCAGAAAGGGCATCCGTCCGCGCGACATCCTGACTAAAAAAGCTTTCGAAAACGCCATCACCGTCGTGATTGCGCTGGGCGGATCGACCAACGCCGTCCTTCATCTGCTGGCCATTGCGCACACCGCGGGTGTCAACCTTGCCATCGACGATTTCACCCGCATCGGCAAACGCGTGCCGGTGCTCGCCGACCTCAAGCCATCCGGCAAATACGGCATGGTGCACCTCTCCCGCATCGGCGGCCTGCTTCCGCTCATGAAGACGCTGCTCGACCGCGGACTCATCCACGGCGATTGCCTCACCGTCACCGGCCAGACCGTGGCGGAAAACCTCACGGACGTGAAACCGTATCCGGCGGAGCAGGATGTGATCCGGCCCTTTGAACAACCGATCAAGCCCGACAGTCATCTGCGCATCCTCTACGGCAATCTCGCCGCGGGCGGGGCCGTGGCGAAAATTTCAGGCAAGGAAGGTCTCACGTTTTCCGGCAAGGCGATCGTATTCGAAGGAGAGGAGGCCGCGCTTGCCGCCATCCTCGATGGACGGGTGAAGGCCGGTCATGTGGTCGTGATTCGCAACGAAGGTCCGGTGGGAGGACCCGGCATGCGGGAGATGCTGGCTCCGACCAGCGCGATCATGGGCAAGGGGCTCGGCAGGGAAGTGGCGCTTATCACCGACGGGCGTTTTTCGGGCGGATCGCATGGATTTGTCGTGGGCCACATCACCCCGGAGGCGGCGATCGGCGGCGTCATCGGCATCGTGAAAAACGGCGATCCGATCACCATCGACGCCGTGAAAAACCAGATCACGCTTGCCATTCCCGCCCGTGAAATCGCCGCGCGCAAGAAGACTTGGAAACCGCGCAAACCCTACGCCACGAGAGGCGTCTTGGCAAAATATGCCAAGCTCGTCAGCACGGCCAGCGAAGGCGCGGTGACAGACAAGCATTTGTCTGGTGGCATCTGA